The following is a genomic window from Neoarius graeffei isolate fNeoGra1 chromosome 16, fNeoGra1.pri, whole genome shotgun sequence.
TCGCTCTTAATGGTGTCCAAATGGTGCAGAGCTTTGTCCACACCAACAAGGACCACCTTTCCATGTTTAATCACCTCGGCGTTTCCTGCGATGGCTGCGGGATTGGATAGATTGCCAAAGGAAGCGAAGTATCTCTGGGTCCATGGATACACAACCAGAACTCTACACAACAAGACAGGCACATAAATAAATGTGGTATCTGCAGTCCACACTGAAAGAGAAAAATTTCAGAGTGAAATTTTGGGAAGTGTCTTGAACTTTCCTGTAGCCTAAGCTTACCTGATCAGGGCCTGGGGTCCGATTTCTTCAGGATGGATTTTTCCCCACAGGTCACTGAGGACATGGCGCTCGTGTTCTGTCCAGTGAACCATATTGATGCCTTAGTGAATTCTCTGAATTCTTGAGCAAAACCTCTTGTGAAAGAATCTTTACCTATTTTGCTGCGGGGCTCTTTTTATTGACGCTGAAAACCCCTTCACTGGACTGAAGGAAAATTTGGATTGGACGAGCTCCGAAAGTGGGCGGCTTGACAAAGATCGGCGGTTTGCCAAGCATCCACACCTTTTGGCAAATAGTAGGATAATTAGGGCGTTTCCTCTTCTAGTCATCTGCACGACCAGATTAGTTTTTAAATTGGATGGTGTAAAGATACCAAGTAAGATGCATGAATAACAGACCATAATAAAAGAATAATTAAGCCTTAAATCACAAAATCTCACACTTAACGAGGACATAAATTCATTTTGGCTAAGTGAGCACATGTGAAGAAAGTTTACACTATTGCTACCAacttaaaatatttcacttgtttttGTGTATGAATATGCCGACATAATTTAAAAATAGAACtgaaatcttgtaaaaaaaaattttgacgGCCACATTCCATTAGAatttatttttataactgaaATTATATGTACCACCTATAGTTTACTCAATACAGcgagagaaacagaacattttttaaattttaaaccTTTGCTGAATTTCAGACTAATCCGAAAGAATGCTCAAATAATTCTGtgcttctcttcttcttcctct
Proteins encoded in this region:
- the LOC132900099 gene encoding hemoglobin subunit beta-like, producing the protein MVHWTEHERHVLSDLWGKIHPEEIGPQALIRVLVVYPWTQRYFASFGNLSNPAAIAGNAEVIKHGKVVLVGVDKALHHLDTIKSEFTTLSKLHSDTLHVDPSNFSLLAHTLTVSVAAKLGPKVFTAEVHEVWQKFLNVVVAALSTQYY